The sequence below is a genomic window from Pleuronectes platessa chromosome 13, fPlePla1.1, whole genome shotgun sequence.
CCGCTGTGAGCAGAGGTCAGCgttgcaacacaacaaacagtctCTGCCCCGACAACAGAGATGAGATGATCTGTATCTGGACATCGTTATGAATACATGTAGTAAAATGATCACTAATCTCTCAAACAACTTCCTCTTCTACATTCATTCTCGCTCATTATCACACATGTGCttctaaaaacacacatgtttagTCCACTGTGTCATAATTGTTCATTAAAGACCACGGCCGTGTGCCAAATCTTTTACTAATCACTGTTCGCCATTTTGTATTGTCTGAATGTTTTGAGAAGATTTTTATACCCTGTTCGTTGATCTCATTATTTTTGACCGGCATGAGACAAATGTGTGAGTTGTGGTGGTAAAAGCACAAACTGCAGCAATCAAGTCTATTTCTAGATAACTACATGAATTGAACCTGCTTTTTACCTAAAGATTTTAATACTAAGcttaaaataaacattcagaAGTGACTATAGAAATTCCCCTGGCTGCTGTTCGTCATGAGGATCAGAGAAACTCTATCAAGTAGTGTCAAAAAGTTTATTTTGCCAATGAGCTCAAAGTTCCCCTCATAAATGTTCTTATAAAGTGACGTATAGGTTAGTGATTGAGTTGGTGATTTCAGACACAACCAAAATAAACTCTGAGCAAGAATTATATAAAAAGTGATTTAACTATAAGCTGGTTGTCGTACGTATTGATCATAAATCATAAGTCATTATTTGACACAGATATGCCTGATCTAAACAAAAGAATACCAAGGTTTCTGTTGGAATGTATAGTGGACATTTTATTCAAACTACTGTAGCCATACACCAGCACAGTGTATAAGTAGAATTGATCATGTGCTCCAGTTATGAAGATACAAGCTGTCAAACAGCACCAAGCTCCAACACTGTGAGGATCTTTGAAATACATCTGGTTAAAAAAGAATCCACTGTTGTTTTCTGCTGCAGCGATTTCATCAGTTTCCTGCTTGGCTTTGGTTGTCAGTCGTTGATGAGTCATCCAACAGGCAGGAGGAGCTCCCTCGCTGTGCTTTAGGTGCAAGTTCCCTGGTTACAATACAGacaattataaaataaagtttaaaaaacattaaacactaTAAGGCAAAACACAAtaataactagaatggcacaaagggccaacagtccccttatgaaaccacatttatattcatgtgaTCCAGATTTTTCTTTGGATCAGCACCGAATTGCACAcgatcataaatatcagtcccctaaatatattttttttaaattttcatcaagatccaagaATTATTGTCGAAGCAATTAATGAAAATCATGAAAAGCCGACACAACATTCTTCCACTAGGTTTCCTGATTATCCGGTCAGTAGTTTTTATGTATTCGtgccaactaacaaacaaaccaaccaacaaacagaggTGCCTATGTTAATAAAAATCAAGTTGTTATAtcgtaattaaagaaaaaataattatcCAAGAACACTTACCATACGATGGTCATAACTTCTACAGCctaaaaaaattaagtaaaaacAGTCGTGACTTTTTCAGTAAGTCTCTGAATTCACTTAAAATATTGTTATTGAGATGTGATTCAAAACCTTCCTGCCTGACAACACTTAAAGAAGAAAACCTTCTCTGAACAACAATGGTTTGTCCCTGtagttttttttcaatataGTTATGAACCACCCGTCTCTGACTCCTGAGATTCACTCAAGAATGTTGACAAATGCATCTCATTATTGATAATTGACTGAAAATACATCTTTTTCACAGAGTTACTGACTttgtctcctctgcttcttaCTGAGAATCAGAGCTCAGCAATTCATGTTTGTTAGCCGGCAATGAAAAAGGCAGGAACAAAAAGTATGTGACACGTTGAAATACAAAACACagaatttatttatacttaCAGCGAGTATGAGTGATTCTGCGATTGGAGCAATGAACAGCCACGCTCCAATCCACCCAAGGACATGGAATATGTTTCGTCTCTCCTTCTTTTATATACATAGCCAGAGAAACCTTTGAACTCTGATCATAATAACCAGGTTCCAAGACACAAAATGCATCTGCACAaaattaacagaaaaaaaaacatggataaatattttggttttaaaaatatttgGATATTTGACAGACTGAAGGAACTAAAATAAGTGTTGACCTCTTTATACCTTGGCAGACGGGTACTTTTGACCAAGAGCCATCACTGTAACACACCACAGTGTCTTCACCGACTTGTTTGTAATAAGCCTGACACTTAAATTTCAAATACATTGGTTCCTCTTCCACAACGACACCATTAGGAACGATTGGATGTTTCCCACAGTGTTCgactgaaaaggaaaaaaaaaagattatttaaGTCTGTCACATTATCTCTGTGAAAAGATCCTCtcatcagcaacaacacaacttgTGGTACTAAAATGAACATTGTGGAAAAAGGCAATTACACAGCACTGCTGGGAACTGAAAATTGCTTTGTGTAGTAATGAACAAAGATTTTGACCCAAATCATCCCCAAATGATTCTCTATGCTGAATTGACCATGTTGACTTCTATTCAGATTTCTTTGTAAGTGAAACTGGCTTCCAGGTGGcacagtggtacagtggttaGCACAGGCGTTCACATCCAGTATGTTCTTGGTTCGAATGCAGGTTGCATGGGCCTCCTCCCAAAGTCCCACTTCTTTTATTGTTAATTTAAGTTGTGCACGTGTGAAGATCAGGCAGATAAAGAGACTTCTAAGGGGCCTTTCACACCAACCACATGGTTCGGCTCCAGTCCTGCAGACGTTTTAATGTCTCGCACCGTCTGTAACAACCAACCAAAATTCAGTTTGACCAAAAGAGGGGGTGTCAGGTCCAGATCGAACTGAAGcatggtttggtttgtttgctgtGAAAAAAAATAGCTTTTTTATAGTTTGGACCCACAGATCAATtgcaggaaggaaaaaaaacaacatcattaaacaatagaagaagaaaagaaggaagaggCTTCTCAAGTCTTCACCTCCGACGACTTAATGATCGAATGACAAGGACAATCATTTTGCAGGTAGTAATACACTGCATactttagaatataggacaagatggtgaatgtccctattaataaaagtcataagttaatttctcttcttttctttccaacCAGTAAAGTGTCCTCCATCAATGATCCATTAGTTTTTTACAATGCTTAGAGTTTGAGGGTCAGGGGGAGAGGTGGAGCCATGATGACGATGGTTCGTCTCAAAGAAGCGAATGAGTCTCATTGACTTACTGGATGTGAAGAGAGGCCTGTTGGCAGAGGTTCTGGAAGATCCTGTAAGACACAGAGCACATGAAGACAGAATTGAAGTTATACACAACTCATTAGAATGACATTTATTTCGTATTCATTGAGATCTTGTCCAAAGACACTTTGCAGCTTTTGaaattttaaaactttaaatcaaCGAGTGGTATCTGCTCGTATTTTATGACAGTGAGAGAAGAGACGAAGACCTACCTCCACTGCCAGGTTGTGTCCCAGGGTCAGAGGACACTGACAAATTAAACCATGTTTGCTTTACTTCTCACGGCTGTTTAACAAAGTTCAGCAGATCATTCCTTGACTTCGCTCTCCCAAGACCACAGATaagtcttttgttttatttgaaaatagTTGGAGATACATGTAGTCAATGATTTTCCCTTGATCCTATCAGCATATTGTCCACTTACTGCACATTGGGCCTTCAGTCCAGATTCCAGCCAGACAGAAAAGTGTATAATTGTGTGATCCCTCGATGCTGTATCCATCTTCACATTCATATTTCACTCCTGCATCTTCAGGAAACATCTCCTGGTAAACCTGGTCAATGATTACAGCGTGTTGGTCTTTAGGGGGCGCACTGCACGATTTGATgctcactttaaaaaaaaaaaaagcacatttgTCATGGATCAAACAGGCAGTTTGGTTTATGTAGCCTGTGAGAATTCATGGAGTAAGATTTAGACTCTGCACAAAGCTGAACGACTTACTCTCACAGGTGGGCAAAGAGACCCATGTCCCATATCTACATTTGGCTGTTGCGATGTTGTCTTTGTGTTCATATCCTTTGTCACATGTGATCCTGATGATGTCTCCCTCCTCGTACCAACCTTCTGAGGCCTCTGTGTATTTTGCATTGGCAATAGTTGGCGGAATGCAGGCTTTTTCctctgaaagagaaaagaaccaACCAAAGAATAGTTATCATTTTGATCATGTAGTGGGTGGACTGTTGATGTTTGGACCCCTCATCTTCAAAGAACATCCTGGTAAAATAGAACAAAAtacatcaaattattttttCAAGGAATATCTAAAGATTTTGTCCAAAGTTCCTTTTGAGAAGTGTGCAGGTCTGATCCACAGCTAGTGAGAGAGCTACGGGCTTAAATTAGGATCAAAAAGGTTTGAGTTCGTCAAGTGATGTTCACAAGGATGCATTTTGTAGCAGGGTTTGTATTGTGGGTAAAACCTGTGACAGTGTCacataaacattttataaatgaataacattGCTCATCTTCTCCTTTTTTCCATACTATGATTTTTTACCCGAACCCTAATGTCTAGCCCTAAATGCATTTAATCCACACATAATATGtcagtcatttttttaaagaaacacaaatatatatacacatttatacacTACTTTTATGATATCTCACTAACGTCAGTGTTTTCTAACATTCACAGTCCCTGGGTGACCCTTTAATAACATGAGAGGAGCTTAAACTGTGCATAATGCCTGAGAGGGCTGTGCTGTTCATACCTAATATACAGAGTGATGAGATCACTTAACACCacaaatgatttgatttgtgaAAAACTTACCGATACATCGTGGCGTAGGAGACCATGTGCCATTTTGACACACGCTCCCTGCCCACCAACCCTGCACAGCTGGTTTACGTGTGTTTCTACAGGCATAGGTGAGCTTGGACTCATGAGAATACGTTTCTTTAACAGGGAGGAAATAACCATGGACCAGTGAGGGAGCAGGACAAGGCTGAGCTGCACTTTGTGCTGAAACAGAGATAAGCAAGTGAATAATTTTTTGAAATGcgtgtgtttaaaaaaacaaattaaatgattCTAGGGGTAAATTTGAGTCTCTTACTGTGTAGTGCTCCTGGAAACCAAACCAGAAGAATAAATCCCAAATATCTTGAGCACATTTTAACAATTCTGATGCTTCAGGACGAAGCCGAGCAAAGACCCAGTTCAAATCCAAACAAGTTAGTGATTGTTGGGGGCATTTCCCCAAATAGTTAAAGAATGAGGAGTTAACACTTTCTGTGACAGTGACTGTGACGTGACGCTGTCGCTCTGAagccaacacacaaaccaaaactTGTTCTTTAAAGCCATACACACTGGAAGAGGTAGTGTTGTTTCTTTATTAACTTTTATCTACATATGGGTTTCAGAAACACATGTGAAGAACACTGACAACTTCTAGAGGATCAAATGAAATCAACAGCCCCTATTATAGAGTCAAAACACATAaagtaatgaaaaataaaaaaatcttaatcATGATAGACTTTGCATATCATCTCATTAAGCAGTAAAGTTATACACTATATCTTAAAGTAACTAATAACCACGAGGGGCTTTAAACATGCAGATTTAATTGTAATTATATGAATTATCTTAGattaatatataattataaataatacaattatagtaataaaaacaacaaatcattaACCTAACCCATTATTCAATGTTCAACATTTATGATATTATCTCTTTATTGTGATTTTATCTTTCAGAACAAACGTGCATATAAGGAAATGAATCTGTTGACGCTGTTGATAATGTAACTTTGCTACCTGCATGTTTTAGTCTCAACTTTCCTttggattattttatttgtgtaacattccaacattcagttgtgttttgtttttttacctccatGTTTGTTAACACAGAATTTGTTTAAAGAGCAGATTTCAAAATGATTTCCCGGACAGCTGTGAGCAGAGGTCAGCgttgcaacacaacaaacagtctCTGCCCCGACAACAGAGACGAGATGATCTGTATCTGGACATCGTTATGAATACATGTAGTAAAATGATCACTAATGTCTCAAACAACTTCCTCTTCTACATTCATTCTCACTCATTATCACATGTGTGCttctaaaaacacacatgtttagTCCACTGTGTCACAATTGTTCAATTAAGACCACGGCCGTGTGCCAAATCTTTTACTAATCACTGTTCGCCATTTTGTATTGTCTGAATGTTTTGAGAAGATTTTATACCCTGTTCGTTTATCTCATTATTTTTGACCGGCATGAGACAAATGTGTGAGTTGTGGTGGTAAAAGCACAAACTGCAGCAATCAAGTCTATTTCTAGATAACTACATGAATTGAACCTGCTTTTTACCTAAAGATTTTAATACTAAGcttaaaataaacattcagaAGTGACTATAGAAATTCCCCTGGCTGCTGTTCGTCATGAGGATCAGAGAAACTCTATCAAGTAGTGTCAAAAAGTTTATTTTGCCAATGAGCTCAAAGTTCCCCTCATAAATGTTCTTATAAAGTGACGTATAGGTTAGTGATTGAGTTGGTGATTTCAGACACCCAAAATGAACTCTTAGCAAGAATTATATAAAAAGTGATTTAACTATAAGCTGGTTGTCGTACGTATTGATCATAAATCATAAGTCATTATTTGACACAGATATGCCTGATCTAAACAAAAGAATACCAAGGTTTCTGTTGGAATGTATAGTGGACATTTTATTCAAACTACTGTAGCCATACACCAGCACAGTGTATAAGTAGTATTGATCATGTGCTCCAGTTATGAAGATACAAGCTGTCAAACAGCACCAAGCTCCAACACTGTGAGGATCTTTGAAATACATTTGGTTAAAAAAGAATCCACTGTTGTTTTCTGCTGCAGCGATTTCATCAGTTTCCTGCTTGGCTTTGGTTGTCAGTCGTTGATGAGTCATCCAACAGGCAGGAGGAGCTCCCTCGCTGTGCTTTAGGTGCAAGCTCCCTGGTTACAATACAGacaattataaaataaagtttaaaaaacattaaacactaTAAGGCAAAACACAAtaataactagaatggcacaaagggccaacagtccccttatgaaaccacatttatattcatgtgaTCCAGATTTTTCTTTGGATCAGCACCGAATTGCACAcgatcataaatatcagtcccctaaatattgttttttaaaattttcatcaagatccaagaATTATTGTCGAAGCAATTAATGAAAATCATGAAAAGCCGACACAACATTCTTCCACTAGGTTTCCTGATTATCCGGTCAGTAGTTTTTATGTATTCGtgccaactaacaaacaaaccaaccaacaaacagaggTGCCTATGTTAATAAAAATCAAGTTGTTATAtcgtaattaaagaaaaaagaattatCCAAGAACACTTACCATACGATGGTAATAACTTCTACAGCctaaaaaaattaagtaaaaacAGTCGTGAATTTTTCAGTAAGTCTCTGAATTCACTTAAAATATTGTTATTGAGATGTGATTCAAAACCTTCCTGCCTGACAACACTTACAGAAGAAAACCTTCTCTGAACAACAATGGTTTGTccctgtagtttttttttaatatagttATGAACCACCCGTCTCTGACTCCTGAGATTCACTCAAGAATGTTGACAAATGCATCTCATTATTGATAATTGACTGAAAATACATCTTTTTCACAGAGTTACTGACTttgtctcctctgcttcttaCCGAGAATCAGAGCTCAGAGGTTCATGTTTGTTAGCCGACAATGAAAAAGGCAGGAACAAAAAGTATGTGACACGTTGAAATACAAAACACagaatttatttatacttaCAGCGAGTATGAGTGATTCTGCGATTGGAGCAATGAACAGCCACGCTCCAATCCTCCCAAGGACATGGAATATGTTTCGTCTCTCCTTCTTTTATATACATAGCCAGAGAAACCTTTGAACTCTGATCATAATAACCAGGTTCCAAGACACAAAATGCATCTGcacaaaatgaatagaaaaaaatacatggataaatattttggttttaaaaatatttgGATATTTGACAGACTGAAGGAACTAAAATAAGTGTTGACCTCTTTATACCTTGGCAGACGGGTACTTTTGACCAAGAGCCGTCACTGAAACACACCACAGTGTCTTCACCGACTTGTTTGTAAAAAGCCTGACACTTAAATTTCAAATACATTGGTTTCTCTTCCACAACGACACCATTAGGAACGATTGGATGTTTCCCACAGTGTTCgactgaaaaggaaaaaaaaaagattatttaaGTCTGTCAAATTATCTCTGTGAAAAGATCCTCtcatcagcaacaacacaacttgTGGTACTAAAATGAACATTGTGGAAAAAGGCAATTACACAGCACTGCTGGGAACTGAAAATTGCTTTGTGTAGTAATGAACAAAGATTTTGACCCAAATCATCCCCAAATGATTCTCTATGCTGAATTGACAATGTTGACTTCTATTCAGATTTCTTTGTAAGT
It includes:
- the LOC128454591 gene encoding complement factor H encodes the protein MCSRYLGFILLVWFPGALHTQSAAQPCPAPSLVHGYFLPVKETYSHESKLTYACRNTRKPAVQGWWAGSVCQNGTWSPTPRCIEEKACIPPTIANAKYTEASEGWYEEGDIIRITCDKGYEHKDNIATAKCRYGTWVSLPTCEMSIKSCSAPPKDQHAVIIDQVYQEMFPEDAGVKYECEDGYSIEGSHNYTLFCLAGIWTEGPMCRSSRTSANRPLFTSIEHCGKHPIVPNGVVVEEEPMYLKFKCQAYYKQVGEDTVVCYSDGSWSKVPVCQDAFCVLEPGYYDQSSKVSLAMYIKEGETKHIPCPWVDWSVAVHCSNRRITHTRWNLHLKHSEGAPPACWMTHQRLTTKAKQETDEIAAAENNSGFFFNQMYFKDPHSVGAWCCLTACIFITGAHDQFYLYTVLVYGYSSLNKMSTIHSNRNLGILLFRSGISVIRIVKMCSRYLGFILLVWFPGALHAQSAAQPCPAPSLVHGYLFPVKEMYSHDSKLTYACRNTRKPAVQGWWAESVCQNGAWSPTPRCIDENACIPPTIPYAKYTESSDGWYKNGDVIRISCDEAYEHKDHDATGKCINGTWSSLPVCERSVLACSEPPKVPHAVITGLGYQELFAADSEVQYECEDGYTIEGVHKKSIICLSGIWTEGPVCRSSTSSGSNEEEIQYAPIERCGNPPPVSPMVI